In the Mycosarcoma maydis chromosome 6, whole genome shotgun sequence genome, one interval contains:
- a CDS encoding putative cytochrome c isoform 2, with protein sequence MGFKDGDSKKGAGLFKTRCAQCHTLGAGEPNKVGPNLHGLFGRKTGSVDGFSYTQANINKGVTWDEETLFEYLENPKKYIPGTKMAFAGLKKDKDRNDLITYLREETK encoded by the exons ATGGGCTTCAAGGACGGTGACAGCAAGAAGGGCGCTGGTCTCTTCAAGACCCGATGTGCTCAGTGCCACACCCTCGGTGCTGGTGAGCCCAACAAGG TCGGCCCCAACCTCCACGGTCTTTTCGGTCGCAAGACCGGTAGCGTCGACGGTTTCTCGTACACCCAGGCCAACATCAATAAGGGTGTCACCTGGGACGAAGAGACTCTCTTTGAGTACCTCGAGAACCCAAAAA AGTACATTCCGGGTACCAAGATGGCCTTTGCTGGTctcaagaaggacaaggacCGCAATGATTTGATCACGTACCTTAGGGAAGAGACAAAGTGA